A single genomic interval of Brevundimonas diminuta harbors:
- the pth gene encoding aminoacyl-tRNA hydrolase, whose product MIIIAGLGNPGGKYEKNRHNIGFMAADEIARRWRFGPERAKFQSIVSEGLVDGTKVLLMKPQTYMNESGRAVGEAARFYKIKPSEIIVFHDEIDLAPGRFRMKTGGGAAGQNGIRSLISHLGADFRRARMGIGHPGEKELVMPHVLGDFHKAEQPWLDAMLQACADALPFAIAGDDERYQGEVMRLAPAPKFSPRQAARGEL is encoded by the coding sequence ATGATCATCATCGCGGGGCTCGGCAATCCGGGCGGGAAATACGAGAAGAATCGGCACAACATCGGCTTCATGGCCGCCGACGAGATCGCGCGCCGGTGGCGGTTCGGGCCTGAGCGCGCCAAGTTCCAGTCGATCGTCAGCGAGGGTCTGGTCGACGGGACCAAGGTCCTGCTGATGAAGCCCCAGACCTATATGAACGAAAGCGGTCGGGCGGTCGGCGAGGCGGCGCGGTTCTACAAGATCAAGCCGAGTGAAATCATCGTTTTCCACGACGAGATCGATCTTGCCCCAGGGCGGTTCCGCATGAAGACCGGCGGCGGCGCGGCCGGCCAGAACGGCATCCGCTCCCTGATCAGTCATCTTGGCGCCGACTTCCGACGTGCACGCATGGGCATCGGCCATCCGGGCGAAAAGGAACTGGTCATGCCCCACGTCCTGGGGGACTTTCACAAGGCCGAACAGCCCTGGCTGGACGCCATGCTTCAGGCCTGCGCCGACGCCCTGCCCTTCGCAATCGCCGGCGACGACGAACGCTATCAGGGCGAGGTCATGCGCCTGGCCCCCGCGCCGAAGTTCAGCCCCCGCCAGGCCGCGCGCGGCGAGCTTTAG
- a CDS encoding 50S ribosomal protein L25/general stress protein Ctc — protein MAEIILNVDVRDGVGTGGARAARRAGFVPGVLYGGEQAPVAISVNEKDFRKSLYTGKLLGHLVTLKYGDETQPVIAKDVQFDPVSDRPLHFDLMRVDEKAPVKIEVPVHFLNADEAPYSRQGGSLEIVRHAVEILVRADQIPEELVVDLAKAEIGDTIRISDIKLPKGAEATITDRDFVIATVKISSAALSEAADEAAEAEAAPVEKTED, from the coding sequence ATGGCCGAGATCATTCTGAACGTGGACGTCCGCGATGGCGTCGGCACCGGCGGCGCTCGCGCTGCGCGTCGCGCCGGTTTCGTGCCGGGCGTCCTTTACGGCGGCGAGCAAGCCCCCGTCGCCATTTCGGTGAACGAGAAGGACTTCCGCAAGTCGCTCTACACCGGCAAGCTGCTGGGCCACCTGGTGACCCTGAAGTACGGCGACGAAACCCAGCCGGTCATCGCCAAGGACGTGCAGTTCGACCCCGTTTCGGACCGCCCCCTGCACTTCGACCTGATGCGCGTCGACGAGAAGGCTCCGGTCAAGATCGAAGTGCCGGTGCACTTCCTGAACGCCGATGAAGCGCCCTACTCGCGTCAGGGCGGCTCGCTGGAGATCGTCCGTCACGCCGTTGAGATCCTGGTCCGCGCCGACCAGATCCCGGAAGAGCTGGTTGTCGATCTGGCCAAGGCCGAAATCGGCGACACCATCCGCATCTCGGACATCAAGCTGCCCAAGGGCGCGGAAGCCACGATCACCGACCGCGACTTCGTGATCGCCACGGTCAAGATCTCGTCGGCCGCCCTGTCGGAAGCCGCTGACGAAGCCGCCGAAGCCGAGGCCGCTCCGGTCGAGAAGACCGAAGACTGA